A genomic segment from Lutzomyia longipalpis isolate SR_M1_2022 chromosome 3, ASM2433408v1 encodes:
- the LOC129792945 gene encoding beta-1,3-galactosyltransferase 5, with amino-acid sequence MVFYERRSILVLFIGLLLCITIWRASQPQLVPTTELTFRYGLPPQHAASGGNATNHPNGIATLLATLDDDPPQRDKHKLIDLVNFEYIIEQKSCSELHVQPLVLILVHSAPGNGEKRALIRRTWGRDDVRARLLFLLGAVASPKVQGELEVENARHGDLVQGNFIDAYRNMTYKHAMALKWFTYSCPEAHFLLKTDDDVFVNSPTMFDFLENGVDRRRLVACYEVQEARVKRSYRSKWRVSTKEYPGKYYPAYCPGFSIIYSPDAVVLLYREAQRNPYFWIDDVHVTGTLVQKTNMTITPLNPLFLTRTQMNSIVNGRLNATSSLFFFTIPDLKEYEIVTLWKIVTER; translated from the coding sequence ATGGTTTTCTACGAGCGTCGATCAATTTTGGTGCTCTTCATTGGGCTGCTTCTGTGCATTACCATCTGGCGGGCATCCCAGCCCCAATTGGTGCCAACGACTGAACTCACCTTTCGCTATGGCCTTCCTCCTCAACATGCGGCATCTGGTGGTAATGCCACGAATCATCCCAACGGCATTGCCACCCTCCTGGCAACGTTGGATGATGATCCACCACAGCGGGATAAGcacaaattgattgatttagtGAATTTTGAGTATATCATCGAGCAGAAGAGCTGCAGTGAGCTCCATGTGCAACCATTGGTGCTCATACTTGTGCACAGTGCCCCGGGGAATGGGGAGAAGAGGGCACTGATAAGGCGAACATGGGGACGAGACGATGTGCGGGCGCGTCTTCTCTTCCTACTCGGTGCTGTTGCGTCCCCAAAGGTGCAGGGGGAGCTTGAGGTGGAGAATGCGCGGCATGGGGATCTGGTTCAGGGGAACTTCATTGATGCCTACCGGAATATGACGTATAAGCATGCAATGGCACTCAAGTGGTTTACCTATAGCTGCCCTGAGGCACATTTTCTGCTCAAGACAGATGACGATGTGTTCGTGAATTCCCCAACGATGTTTGACTTCCTGGAGAATGGGGTGGATCGTCGGAGGTTGGTGGCGTGCTACGAGGTGCAGGAGGCACGCGTGAAACGTAGTTACCGCTCAAAGTGGCGCGTTAGTACGAAGGAATACCCCGGGAAGTACTATCCGGCCTACTGTCCGGGTTTCTCGATAATCTACTCCCCGGATGCCGTTGTGCTGCTCTACCGGGAGGCACAGCGGAATCCCTACTTCTGGATTGACGATGTCCACGTCACGGGGACACTGGTGCAGAAGACAAATATGACAATTACACCCCTTAATCCACTTTTTCTCACACGTACACAAATGAACAGTATTGTCAATGGAAGACTGAATGCCACAAGCTCCCTGTTCTTCTTCACAATTCCCGATTTGAAGGAATATGAAATTGTCACACTCTGGAAGATTGTTACAGAAAGGTAA